GGCTCCCTCCAGAACTTCATGTCCCTCGACACGAAACACCTCGACCATCTGTCTCGCCAGGCAGTGTTGGCATTGGCGGGGCTCAAACAGGCATTTATCCGTTGGAATCCCCTGGGGGTTGGAACATCATCGGGCAAACGGCTTTGCCGCTTTTTTCACCTTCGTTACCAGTGCCTTTTCCGCTTAATGCAGGAGATACGCTCTCTTTTGTCTCCATTGATGAAAAGCTGCACAACATCCTTTTGACCAGTCAAGATCCATGGAGCACGTTTGTAGACTATGTAGAGAAAGGGGTGTACGACATTGGCTACTCCAAAAACAATTGACCTTAATTGCGATCTTGGGGAAAGCTTTGGACAGTATACTATAGGCCGCGACGAGGAGATGCTTCCTCTCATTTCCTCTGTCAATATTGCTTGTGGCTTTCATGCTGGAGATGCCAACGTGATGAGGCATACCGTTCAACAAGCACAGTCTCACTCCCTGGCCATCGGGGCGCACCCTGGCTTTCAAGACCTTCAGGGCTTTGGCCGCCGTGACATGAAGCTGGCAATTGAAGATATCTACAGCCTAGTCGTGTACCAAATTGGCGCCCTTCAAGCCTTTTGCCAAGTCGAGGGTGCACAGCTCTCTCATGTAAAGCCTCATGGCGCGCTGTACAATATGGCCGCAAAGGACATGGGAATTGCAGATGCTATTGCGAGAGCGGTACATGATGTCGACCCTGCCATTCTCTTGTTCGGCAGATCAAGAAGTGCACTCATTGACGCAGGCCAGCGTCAACGTTTACATACCGTTGAAGAAGCCTTTATTGACCGCACCTACCAAAAGGATGGTTCTTTG
The nucleotide sequence above comes from Aureibacillus halotolerans. Encoded proteins:
- a CDS encoding LamB/YcsF family protein, with product MATPKTIDLNCDLGESFGQYTIGRDEEMLPLISSVNIACGFHAGDANVMRHTVQQAQSHSLAIGAHPGFQDLQGFGRRDMKLAIEDIYSLVVYQIGALQAFCQVEGAQLSHVKPHGALYNMAAKDMGIADAIARAVHDVDPAILLFGRSRSALIDAGQRQRLHTVEEAFIDRTYQKDGSLTPRQHTNAVHLTVEGAVAQALDLIQNQTVTTVDGAIIHVPCQTLCLHGDHQQSVELAKALREAMAQQGLSVASTKRRIG